In one Dermatophilaceae bacterium Sec6.4 genomic region, the following are encoded:
- a CDS encoding Txe/YoeB family addiction module toxin — translation MTRTLAFDPNGWEDYVYWQTQDRKTLKRNNQLIAHVLRDPFIGIGKPEPLKHVLAGAWSRRIDEANRLVYYVTEDHIVVLQARDHY, via the coding sequence GTGACCCGAACGCTTGCCTTTGATCCGAATGGGTGGGAGGACTACGTCTACTGGCAGACCCAAGACCGCAAAACACTCAAACGCAACAATCAACTCATCGCCCACGTACTTCGCGACCCATTCATCGGCATTGGCAAACCAGAACCGCTCAAGCACGTGCTGGCCGGCGCGTGGTCACGCAGGATCGACGAAGCAAACCGCCTCGTGTACTACGTCACCGAAGACCACATCGTCGTCTTGCAGGCTCGGGACCACTACTGA
- a CDS encoding type II toxin-antitoxin system prevent-host-death family antitoxin: protein MTAITATDARKGLFGLIQQVNDDHTPVEVVSRHGNAVIMSKDDYDAMAETAYLLRNPANAERLLGAIERARRGEFEKHDLLDS, encoded by the coding sequence ATGACTGCAATCACAGCAACTGACGCGCGCAAGGGCCTGTTCGGGCTTATTCAACAAGTCAACGACGACCACACCCCGGTCGAGGTCGTATCCCGGCACGGCAACGCAGTGATCATGTCCAAAGACGACTACGACGCGATGGCAGAGACCGCCTATCTCCTGCGCAATCCTGCAAACGCCGAACGACTGCTCGGGGCGATCGAACGCGCGCGGCGTGGCGAGTTCGAGAAACACGACCTTCTGGACTCGTGA